One part of the Streptomyces sp. AM 2-1-1 genome encodes these proteins:
- a CDS encoding DegV family protein gives MSRHVAIVTDSTAYLPPRTMERHGITAVPLTVVLGDQALEEGTEISARSLAVALQKRRSVTTSRPSPEVFAETYRAAAAAGATGVVSLHLSAEFSGTYDAALLAAKEAPVPVRVVDTGMVAMALGFCALAAAEAAEAGGDVDDAVRAAERRAAATSAYFYVDTLDYLRRGGRIGAAQALFGSALAVKPLLQLDDGRIELLEKVRTASRAIARLEEIVAERAGTGAVDIAVHHLAAPDRAERLAERLRQRVPGLVDLHVSEVGAVIGAHTGPGLLAAVISLR, from the coding sequence ATGTCCCGCCATGTCGCGATCGTCACCGATTCAACGGCCTACTTGCCTCCCCGGACGATGGAACGGCACGGCATCACCGCGGTGCCGCTGACCGTCGTCCTCGGCGACCAGGCGCTGGAGGAGGGTACGGAGATCTCCGCCCGCTCGCTCGCGGTGGCCCTCCAGAAGCGCCGCTCGGTGACCACCTCCCGGCCCAGCCCCGAGGTCTTCGCCGAGACCTACCGTGCCGCGGCCGCGGCGGGCGCGACGGGAGTCGTCTCCCTGCACCTGTCGGCGGAGTTCTCCGGGACCTACGACGCCGCTCTGCTGGCGGCGAAGGAGGCCCCGGTGCCGGTGCGCGTGGTGGACACCGGGATGGTCGCCATGGCCCTCGGCTTCTGCGCGCTGGCGGCAGCCGAGGCCGCGGAGGCGGGCGGGGACGTGGACGACGCGGTACGGGCCGCCGAGCGGCGGGCGGCCGCCACCTCCGCCTACTTCTACGTGGACACCCTCGACTACCTCCGCCGGGGCGGCAGGATCGGCGCGGCCCAGGCCCTGTTCGGCTCCGCGCTCGCGGTGAAGCCGCTGCTCCAGCTCGATGACGGCCGGATCGAGTTGCTGGAGAAGGTACGGACGGCCTCCCGGGCCATCGCCCGGCTGGAGGAGATCGTCGCTGAACGCGCCGGTACGGGTGCGGTGGACATCGCGGTACACCACCTCGCGGCCCCGGACCGGGCCGAGCGGCTGGCGGAGCGCCTGCGGCAGCGGGTGCCGGGCCTCGTCGACCTGCACGTCAGCGAGGTAGGTGCGGTCATCGGAGCCCACACGGGGCCGGGCCTGCTCGCCGCGGTGATCTCGCTGCGGTGA
- a CDS encoding M48 family metallopeptidase has protein sequence MNGDTRTNEPSRRRRRFPGISSRAYEHPADRSALVALRKLSGFDTVFKTLSGLLPERSLRLLYLSDSVRVGDEQFAHLHTMLRDACYVLDLPKVPAMYVTQDPRPNAMCIGLDEPIIVVTTGLVELLDEEEMRAVVGHEVGHALSGHAVYRTVLLFLTGLATKVAWIPLGNVAVLAIVTALREWFRKSELSADRAGLLVGQDLQASMRGLMKIAGGNHLHEMNVDAFLAQAEEYEKAGDLRDSVLKILNVLPRSHPFTTVRAAELKSWAGTRDHQRIMDGHYPRREDDKDASVTDSFRESAAHYADAVRTSGDPLFKLVGDIAGGAGDLGGRLRDRFTGAGQAKDSAADASGGPTAGSGPAKGPTASEQEGPDRAQE, from the coding sequence ATGAACGGCGACACCCGCACCAACGAACCCAGCAGGCGGCGCAGGCGGTTCCCGGGAATCTCCTCCCGGGCCTACGAACACCCGGCGGACCGCTCGGCCCTGGTGGCCCTGCGGAAGCTGTCCGGGTTCGACACCGTCTTCAAGACGCTCAGCGGCCTGCTGCCGGAGCGGAGCCTGCGGCTGCTCTACCTCTCCGACTCGGTGCGGGTCGGCGACGAGCAGTTCGCCCACCTCCACACCATGCTGCGCGACGCCTGCTACGTCCTGGACCTGCCGAAGGTACCGGCGATGTACGTCACGCAGGATCCCCGGCCCAACGCCATGTGCATCGGGCTCGACGAGCCGATCATCGTGGTGACCACCGGTCTGGTGGAACTGCTGGACGAGGAGGAGATGCGGGCCGTGGTGGGCCACGAGGTGGGACACGCCCTCTCCGGCCACGCCGTGTACCGCACGGTGCTGCTCTTCCTGACGGGCCTGGCGACGAAGGTGGCCTGGATACCGCTGGGCAATGTGGCCGTGCTGGCCATCGTGACGGCGCTGCGCGAATGGTTCCGCAAGTCGGAGCTCTCCGCCGACCGGGCCGGGCTGCTGGTGGGGCAGGACCTCCAGGCGTCCATGCGCGGCCTGATGAAGATCGCCGGCGGCAACCACCTCCACGAGATGAACGTCGACGCCTTCCTCGCCCAGGCCGAGGAGTACGAGAAGGCGGGCGACCTGCGCGACTCGGTGCTCAAGATCCTCAACGTGCTCCCCCGTTCACACCCCTTCACCACCGTCCGCGCGGCCGAACTGAAGAGCTGGGCCGGGACCCGGGACCACCAGCGCATCATGGACGGTCACTACCCGCGCCGCGAGGACGACAAGGATGCCTCGGTGACGGACTCCTTCCGTGAGTCCGCCGCGCACTACGCCGATGCCGTGCGCACCAGCGGGGACCCGCTGTTCAAGCTCGTCGGCGACATAGCCGGAGGCGCCGGGGACCTCGGCGGCAGGCTCCGCGACCGGTTCACGGGCGCCGGCCAGGCGAAGGACAGCGCGGCGGACGCCTCGGGCGGCCCTACGGCCGGCTCGGGCCCCGCGAAGGGCCCGACAGCGTCGGAGCAGGAGGGGCCTGACCGAGCGCAGGAGTGA
- a CDS encoding ComEA family DNA-binding protein, translating into MSSTCGPGPGSPTRWTPPGECSRGRTSPVSTGPGSSRTASRCWSASPPAGPPPDGAGASGAGAGPVAPTGPLSLSTATAEQLETLPGVGPVLAQHIVDYRVEHGGYGSVDELREVTGIGDRRFDDLQPLVRP; encoded by the coding sequence GTGTCCAGCACCTGCGGGCCGGGGCCCGGGTCGCCGACGCGCTGGACGCCGCCGGGGGAGTGCTCACGGGGACGGACGTCACCGGTCTCAACCGGGCCAGGGTCCTCACGGACGGCGAGCAGGTGCTGGTCGGCCTCCCCCCCGGCCGGGCCGCCCCCGGACGGGGCCGGAGCGTCCGGTGCGGGCGCCGGCCCGGTCGCGCCGACCGGGCCCCTGAGCCTCAGCACGGCCACCGCCGAGCAACTGGAGACGCTGCCCGGGGTCGGGCCGGTCCTCGCCCAGCACATCGTCGACTACCGCGTCGAGCACGGAGGGTACGGCTCGGTGGACGAGCTGCGCGAGGTCACGGGCATCGGCGACCGGCGCTTCGACGACCTCCAGCCCCTGGTACGGCCATGA
- the leuS gene encoding leucine--tRNA ligase, which translates to MSETNSAAETVAPHRYTAAMAADIEARWQDFWDAEGTYEAPNPSGDLAGDPELAAKPKKFIMDMFPYPSGAGLHVGHPLGYIATDVYARHQRMSGHNVLHTLGFDAFGLPAEQYAVQTGTHPRISTEANMENMRVQLRRLGLGHDKRRSFATIDAEYYKWTQWIFLQIFDSWYDTDADKARPIAELVSRFENGERPTPDGRAWSDLSAVERADLLSEYRLAYASEAPVNWSPGLGTVLANEEVTADGRSERGNFPVFKSKLRQWNMRITAYADRLLNDLDGLDWPDAIKLQQRNWIGRSEGARVDFPVDGAGAVTVFTTRQDTLFGATYMVLAPEHELIERIIPATWPEGTHPVWTGGHATPAEAVTAYRKQAAAKSDVERQAEAKDKTGVFTGAYATNPVSGDRVPVFIADYVLMGYGTGAIMAVPAHDTRDFAFARAFELPMRCVVEPSDGRGTDTTTWDDAFSSYEAKLVNSSNDRISLDGLGVADAKAKITEWLDEHGVGEGTVNFRLRDWLFSRQRYWGEPFPIVYDEDGIAHPLPESMLPLELPEVEDYSPRTFDPDDADTKPEPPLSRNADWVNVTLDLGDGKGPRPYRRETNTMPNWAGSCWYELRYLDPHNESALVDPAIEQYWMGPREDRPTGGVDLYVGGAEHAVLHLLYARFWTKVLHDLGHISSAEPFHKLYNQGMIQAFVYRDARGIPVPAAEVEERDGQFFFQGEKVSRVLGKMGKSLKNAVTPDEICAEYGADTLRLYEMAMGPLDVSRPWDTRAVVGQYRLLQRLWRNVVDEETGEVTVVDTEPGEDTLRALHKAIDGVAQDMANMRFNTAIAKVTELNNHLTKTGGPLSRSVAERLVLLVAPLAPHVAEELWRRLGHTESVVHQDFPVADPAYVVDETVTCVVQVKGKVRARLEISPSVTEAELESLALADPAVVAALGGAEIRKVIVRAPKLVNIVPA; encoded by the coding sequence ATGAGCGAGACGAATTCCGCAGCCGAGACGGTTGCGCCGCACCGCTACACGGCGGCCATGGCCGCCGACATCGAGGCACGCTGGCAGGACTTCTGGGACGCCGAGGGGACCTACGAGGCGCCCAACCCGTCCGGTGACCTGGCGGGCGACCCGGAGCTGGCCGCCAAGCCCAAGAAGTTCATCATGGACATGTTCCCGTACCCCTCGGGCGCGGGACTGCACGTCGGTCACCCGCTGGGTTACATCGCCACCGACGTCTACGCCCGCCACCAGCGGATGTCCGGCCACAACGTCCTGCACACGCTGGGCTTCGACGCGTTCGGCCTGCCCGCCGAGCAGTACGCCGTGCAGACCGGGACGCACCCCCGGATCTCCACCGAGGCGAACATGGAGAACATGCGGGTCCAGCTGCGCCGGCTGGGACTGGGCCACGACAAGCGCCGCTCGTTCGCCACGATCGACGCGGAGTACTACAAGTGGACCCAGTGGATCTTCCTGCAGATCTTCGACTCCTGGTACGACACGGACGCCGACAAGGCCCGTCCCATCGCCGAACTGGTCTCGCGGTTCGAGAACGGTGAGCGGCCCACGCCGGACGGCCGCGCCTGGTCGGACCTGTCCGCCGTCGAGCGCGCCGACCTGCTGAGCGAGTACCGCCTGGCGTACGCCTCCGAGGCGCCCGTCAACTGGTCGCCCGGCCTGGGCACCGTCCTGGCCAACGAGGAGGTGACCGCCGACGGACGCTCCGAGCGCGGCAACTTCCCGGTCTTCAAGTCCAAGCTGCGCCAGTGGAACATGCGCATCACCGCCTACGCCGACCGCCTGCTGAACGACCTGGACGGCCTGGACTGGCCCGACGCCATCAAGCTGCAGCAGCGCAACTGGATCGGCCGCTCCGAGGGCGCGCGCGTCGACTTCCCGGTCGACGGCGCCGGCGCCGTCACCGTCTTCACCACCCGGCAGGACACCCTGTTCGGTGCCACCTACATGGTGCTGGCACCCGAGCACGAGCTGATCGAGCGGATCATCCCGGCCACCTGGCCCGAGGGCACCCACCCGGTCTGGACCGGCGGCCACGCCACCCCCGCCGAGGCCGTCACCGCCTACCGCAAGCAGGCCGCGGCCAAGTCCGACGTCGAGCGGCAGGCCGAGGCGAAGGACAAGACCGGCGTCTTCACCGGCGCGTACGCGACCAACCCGGTCAGCGGCGACCGGGTCCCCGTCTTCATCGCCGACTACGTGCTGATGGGCTACGGAACCGGCGCGATCATGGCCGTACCCGCGCACGACACCCGCGACTTCGCGTTCGCCCGCGCCTTCGAGCTGCCGATGCGCTGCGTCGTCGAGCCCTCGGACGGCCGCGGCACCGACACCACCACGTGGGACGACGCCTTCTCCTCGTACGAGGCGAAGCTGGTCAACTCCTCGAACGACCGGATCTCCCTCGACGGCCTGGGCGTGGCCGACGCCAAGGCGAAGATCACCGAGTGGCTGGACGAGCACGGCGTCGGCGAGGGCACCGTGAACTTCCGGCTGCGCGACTGGCTGTTCAGCCGCCAGCGCTACTGGGGCGAGCCCTTCCCGATCGTCTACGACGAGGACGGCATCGCCCACCCGCTGCCCGAGTCGATGCTGCCGCTGGAACTGCCGGAGGTCGAGGACTACTCGCCGCGCACCTTCGACCCGGACGACGCCGACACCAAGCCGGAGCCCCCGCTGTCGCGGAACGCCGACTGGGTCAACGTCACCCTGGACCTGGGCGACGGCAAGGGTCCGCGCCCGTACCGACGCGAGACCAACACCATGCCGAACTGGGCGGGTTCCTGCTGGTACGAGCTGCGCTACCTGGACCCGCACAACGAGTCGGCGCTGGTCGACCCGGCGATCGAGCAGTACTGGATGGGGCCGCGTGAAGACCGGCCTACCGGCGGTGTCGACCTGTACGTCGGCGGCGCCGAGCACGCCGTGCTGCACCTGCTGTACGCGCGTTTCTGGACCAAGGTGCTGCACGACCTGGGCCACATCTCGTCCGCCGAGCCGTTCCACAAGCTGTACAACCAGGGCATGATCCAGGCGTTCGTCTACCGCGATGCCCGGGGCATCCCGGTGCCGGCCGCCGAGGTCGAGGAGCGGGACGGCCAGTTCTTCTTCCAGGGCGAGAAGGTCAGCCGCGTCCTGGGCAAGATGGGCAAGTCCCTGAAGAACGCCGTCACGCCGGACGAGATCTGCGCCGAGTACGGCGCGGACACGCTGCGCCTGTACGAGATGGCGATGGGCCCGCTGGACGTGTCGCGCCCGTGGGACACCCGGGCCGTCGTCGGCCAGTACCGCCTGCTGCAGCGGCTGTGGCGCAACGTCGTCGACGAGGAGACCGGTGAGGTCACCGTCGTGGACACCGAGCCCGGCGAGGACACGCTGCGCGCGCTGCACAAGGCGATCGACGGGGTCGCCCAGGACATGGCCAACATGCGCTTCAACACGGCCATCGCCAAGGTGACCGAGCTGAACAACCACCTGACCAAGACGGGCGGTCCGCTCTCCCGTTCGGTCGCCGAGCGCCTGGTGCTGCTGGTCGCCCCGCTGGCCCCGCACGTCGCCGAGGAGCTGTGGCGCCGTCTGGGCCACACCGAGTCGGTCGTGCACCAGGACTTCCCGGTGGCCGACCCGGCGTACGTCGTCGACGAGACGGTCACCTGCGTCGTCCAGGTCAAGGGCAAGGTCAGGGCCCGTCTGGAGATCTCCCCGTCCGTCACGGAGGCGGAGCTGGAGTCGCTGGCCCTGGCCGACCCCGCCGTCGTCGCCGCCCTGGGCGGAGCCGAGATCCGCAAGGTGATCGTGCGGGCCCCGAAGCTGGTCAACATCGTCCCCGCGTGA
- a CDS encoding histidine phosphatase family protein, with product MNGNGSGRGRRVVLWRHGQTAWNLERRFQGSTDIELTETGIGQARRAARLLVSLKPDAVVASDLRRAAATAAELSAVTGLTVTHDAGLRETYAGAWQGLTHDEIISRYGDQYAAWKRGEPVRRGGGELETEVADRAAPVVLEHADRLPDGGTLVVVSHGGTIRTTIGRLLGLESHHWEGLGGLSNCCWSVLGEGARGWRLLEHNAGTLPEPVLGDDT from the coding sequence CTGAACGGCAACGGCAGCGGTCGGGGCCGCCGAGTAGTCCTCTGGCGGCACGGCCAGACGGCGTGGAACCTGGAGCGCCGCTTCCAGGGCTCCACCGACATCGAGTTGACCGAGACGGGAATCGGGCAGGCCCGCCGGGCCGCCCGCCTTCTCGTGTCCCTCAAGCCCGACGCCGTCGTCGCCTCCGATCTGCGGCGTGCGGCGGCCACGGCCGCCGAGCTGTCCGCCGTGACGGGCCTCACGGTCACCCACGACGCGGGACTGCGCGAGACCTACGCCGGAGCATGGCAAGGGCTCACGCACGACGAGATCATCAGCCGGTACGGCGACCAGTACGCCGCCTGGAAGCGGGGCGAACCCGTGCGCCGCGGTGGCGGCGAGCTGGAGACCGAGGTGGCCGACCGCGCCGCCCCGGTCGTGCTGGAGCACGCCGACAGGCTCCCGGACGGCGGCACGCTCGTCGTGGTCAGCCACGGGGGCACCATCCGGACGACGATCGGCCGGCTGCTCGGACTGGAGTCCCACCACTGGGAGGGCCTCGGCGGACTCAGCAACTGCTGCTGGTCGGTCCTGGGGGAGGGCGCGCGCGGCTGGCGCCTGCTGGAGCACAACGCCGGAACCCTGCCCGAACCGGTGCTGGGCGACGACACCTGA
- the rsfS gene encoding ribosome silencing factor → MTATDRSIELINAAAQAAADRLAHDIIAYDVSDVLSITDAFLVASAPNDRQVKSIVDEIEERLQKELGAKPVRREGDRDARWILLDYVDIVIHVQHSEERVFYALERLWKDCPEIALPEDAVKTLGKAEEHARLNGTAEGDAS, encoded by the coding sequence GTGACCGCCACGGACCGCTCCATCGAGCTCATCAACGCCGCCGCCCAGGCGGCGGCCGACCGGCTCGCGCACGACATCATCGCCTACGACGTCAGTGACGTCCTGTCGATCACCGACGCCTTCCTTGTGGCCTCGGCCCCCAACGACCGCCAGGTCAAGTCGATCGTCGACGAGATCGAGGAGCGGCTCCAGAAGGAGCTCGGTGCCAAGCCGGTGCGCCGCGAGGGCGACCGCGACGCCCGCTGGATCCTGCTCGACTACGTCGACATCGTCATCCACGTCCAGCACAGCGAGGAGCGCGTCTTCTACGCGCTGGAGCGCCTGTGGAAGGACTGCCCCGAGATCGCGCTCCCCGAGGACGCCGTGAAGACCCTCGGCAAGGCCGAGGAGCACGCCCGGCTCAACGGCACCGCGGAAGGTGACGCGAGCTGA
- the nadD gene encoding nicotinate-nucleotide adenylyltransferase encodes MGEQEVPTGRGRRRIGVMGGTFDPIHHGHLVAASEVAAQFHLDEVVFVPTGQPWQKSHKEVSPAEDRYLMTVIATASNPQFSVSRSDIDRGGPTYTIDTLRDLRETHGDADLFFITGADALSQILTWRNAEELFSLSHFIGVTRPGHVLTDAGLPEGGVSLVEVPALAISSTDCRWRVAQGDPVWYLVPDGVVRYIDKRQLYRGE; translated from the coding sequence ATGGGAGAGCAGGAAGTGCCTACCGGTCGCGGCCGGCGCCGAATCGGCGTCATGGGCGGGACGTTCGACCCGATCCATCACGGACACCTGGTGGCGGCCAGTGAAGTGGCCGCCCAGTTCCACCTGGACGAGGTCGTCTTCGTGCCGACCGGGCAGCCGTGGCAGAAGAGCCACAAAGAGGTCTCGCCGGCCGAGGACCGCTACCTGATGACGGTCATCGCCACCGCGTCGAACCCGCAGTTCTCGGTGAGCCGCAGCGACATCGACCGCGGAGGGCCGACCTACACGATCGACACCCTGCGCGACCTGCGGGAAACGCACGGGGACGCGGATCTCTTCTTCATCACCGGCGCCGACGCGTTGTCCCAGATCCTCACCTGGCGAAACGCCGAGGAGCTCTTCTCGCTCTCCCACTTCATCGGCGTGACCCGGCCGGGCCATGTGCTCACCGACGCGGGACTGCCCGAAGGCGGTGTCTCCCTCGTGGAGGTTCCGGCCCTGGCCATCTCGTCGACGGACTGCCGGTGGAGGGTCGCACAGGGCGATCCGGTCTGGTACCTGGTGCCCGACGGTGTGGTCCGCTACATCGACAAACGCCAGCTGTACCGGGGCGAATGA
- a CDS encoding glutamate-5-semialdehyde dehydrogenase, with the protein MTTLSPYDNMSPVAQAAYRARAAAADIAPLPRAAKDDALLAVADALEVRAGEIVGANAEDVERARAAGTAESVVDRLTLTPERIRAIAADVRQVASLPDPVGEVVRGSTLPNGIDLRQVRVPLGVVGIIYEARPNVTVDAAVLCLKSGNAVLLRGSSSAYASNSALVRVVRDAVGGAGLPADAVQLVPGESHDSVRELMRARGLVDVLIPRGGAGLIRRVVEESTVPVIETGTGNCHVYVDARTDLAMAVDILVNSKAQRPSVCNSAETLLVHRDVADQFLPLALDALAAAGVTVHGDERVLTYAEGSKATVVPATAEDWETEYLSYDIAAAVVDSLDAAVAHIRLWSSGHTEAIVTTSQAAARRFTQLVDSTTVAVNASTRFTDGGQFGFGAEIGISTQKLHARGPMGLPELTTTKYIVTGDGHTR; encoded by the coding sequence ATGACCACGCTCTCGCCGTACGACAACATGTCCCCGGTCGCGCAGGCCGCCTACCGGGCGCGCGCTGCCGCCGCCGACATCGCGCCGCTCCCGCGCGCCGCCAAGGACGACGCTCTGCTCGCCGTCGCCGACGCGCTGGAGGTGCGGGCGGGCGAAATCGTCGGGGCCAACGCCGAGGACGTCGAGCGCGCCCGGGCCGCCGGCACCGCCGAATCGGTGGTCGACCGGCTCACGCTCACCCCCGAACGCATCCGCGCCATCGCCGCCGACGTGCGCCAGGTGGCCTCCCTGCCCGACCCGGTCGGCGAGGTCGTGCGCGGTTCCACCCTCCCCAACGGCATCGACCTGCGCCAGGTCCGCGTGCCCCTCGGAGTGGTCGGGATCATCTACGAGGCCCGCCCCAACGTCACCGTCGACGCCGCGGTCCTCTGCCTCAAGTCCGGCAACGCCGTCCTGCTGCGCGGCTCCTCGTCCGCCTACGCCTCCAACTCCGCCCTCGTCCGCGTGGTGCGCGACGCGGTCGGCGGAGCCGGGCTGCCGGCCGACGCGGTGCAGCTGGTCCCCGGGGAGAGCCACGACTCCGTCCGCGAGCTCATGCGGGCCCGGGGCCTGGTGGACGTGCTGATCCCGCGCGGCGGCGCCGGACTGATCCGCCGGGTCGTCGAGGAGTCCACCGTCCCCGTCATCGAGACCGGAACCGGCAACTGCCACGTCTACGTGGACGCCCGGACCGACCTGGCGATGGCCGTCGACATCCTGGTCAACTCCAAGGCGCAGCGCCCGAGCGTCTGCAACTCCGCCGAGACGCTCCTCGTGCACCGGGACGTCGCCGACCAGTTCCTGCCGCTCGCGCTGGACGCCCTGGCCGCGGCCGGGGTGACGGTCCACGGCGACGAGCGCGTCCTGACGTACGCCGAGGGGTCCAAGGCGACCGTCGTGCCGGCCACCGCCGAGGACTGGGAGACGGAGTACCTCTCCTACGACATCGCCGCCGCCGTGGTGGACTCGCTGGACGCCGCGGTGGCGCACATCCGGCTCTGGTCCTCCGGCCACACCGAGGCGATCGTGACCACCTCCCAGGCCGCGGCGCGCCGGTTCACCCAGTTGGTCGACTCGACCACGGTCGCCGTCAACGCCTCCACCCGCTTCACCGACGGCGGGCAGTTCGGGTTCGGCGCGGAGATCGGCATCTCCACCCAGAAGCTGCACGCCCGGGGCCCGATGGGGCTGCCGGAACTGACCACCACCAAGTACATCGTCACCGGCGACGGTCACACACGGTAG
- a CDS encoding LCP family protein produces the protein MNDRQNPYDPYGQQPQIIGYDAYGQPVYQQPEAQSHDPYTPQDPYAYGQPTQGQQDGTGQGYGYDPYAQQPPQQHQPSPLYDPYTGHPAQGQPQGDAQGYGYGGGYGYDTGQQPVVADTTAQQWNVPQQTAPQPAPQPAAPARAAEPDPVVPEQRRSPQDDDRGGQFSFIEEPNEDSEDVIDWLAFTESRSERREEARRKGRNRLIGLIVLVALVLVAGVGYLWSAGKLPGSSGPDADAPTASGPQQRDVIVVHLHNTKGGGTSTALLVDNVTTKKGTTVLLPNSLAVANDDGTTTTLGESVEDDGSTGTREAIDTLLGTKISGTWRLDTPYLENLVELVGNIEVDTDTDVPDTKKGAAPVVRKGRAQTLSGTMAVAYATYRAKGEPEATQLTRFGQVLRGVLRKLSEDPKAATVTVQTLAQILDPSLPEADLGASLAKLAGHAKVGDYTTEVLPVQGDGTLSDATGKSVVKDVLGGAVRAPDKDAAVRVGVKNAYGDTDALDAARVVLVNGGYSFVDAGKAETTSASQIVYGAAEDKAKAVEVAKTLGLPESVVTQGEAAANADVSVVLGQDYDFRTS, from the coding sequence GTGAACGACCGACAGAACCCGTACGACCCGTACGGACAACAGCCGCAGATCATCGGCTACGACGCCTACGGCCAGCCGGTGTACCAGCAGCCGGAAGCGCAGAGCCACGACCCGTACACCCCGCAGGACCCCTACGCCTACGGGCAGCCGACGCAGGGTCAGCAGGACGGCACGGGCCAGGGGTACGGCTACGACCCGTACGCCCAGCAACCACCCCAGCAGCATCAGCCTTCCCCGCTGTACGACCCCTACACCGGCCACCCCGCACAGGGTCAGCCGCAGGGCGACGCGCAGGGTTACGGCTACGGGGGAGGCTATGGCTACGACACCGGGCAGCAGCCCGTCGTGGCCGACACCACCGCCCAGCAGTGGAACGTCCCCCAGCAGACGGCTCCGCAGCCCGCTCCCCAGCCGGCCGCCCCCGCGCGGGCGGCCGAACCGGATCCCGTCGTCCCGGAACAGCGCCGGTCCCCGCAGGACGACGACCGGGGCGGGCAGTTCTCCTTCATCGAAGAGCCGAACGAGGACTCCGAGGACGTCATCGACTGGCTGGCCTTCACCGAGAGCCGCAGCGAGCGGCGCGAGGAGGCCCGGCGCAAGGGCCGCAACCGGCTGATCGGGCTGATCGTCCTCGTGGCGCTCGTCCTCGTGGCCGGGGTCGGCTACCTCTGGTCCGCCGGAAAGCTGCCCGGCTCGTCCGGTCCGGACGCGGACGCCCCCACGGCGAGCGGTCCGCAGCAGCGTGACGTCATCGTCGTGCACCTGCACAACACCAAGGGCGGCGGGACGTCCACCGCCCTGCTGGTGGACAACGTGACCACGAAGAAGGGCACCACCGTCCTGCTGCCCAACTCGCTCGCGGTCGCCAACGACGACGGCACCACCACCACGCTCGGCGAGTCGGTGGAGGACGACGGCAGCACCGGAACCCGCGAGGCGATCGACACGCTCCTCGGCACGAAGATCAGCGGCACCTGGCGGCTGGACACCCCGTACCTGGAGAACCTGGTCGAACTGGTCGGCAACATCGAGGTCGACACCGACACCGACGTCCCGGACACCAAGAAGGGCGCCGCGCCCGTCGTCCGCAAGGGCCGGGCGCAGACCCTCAGCGGCACGATGGCCGTGGCGTACGCCACGTACCGGGCCAAGGGCGAACCGGAGGCCACGCAGCTGACGCGCTTCGGCCAGGTGCTGCGCGGAGTGCTGCGCAAGCTCTCCGAGGACCCGAAGGCGGCCACGGTCACGGTGCAGACACTGGCCCAGATCCTCGACCCGTCGCTCCCCGAGGCCGACCTCGGCGCCTCGCTGGCGAAGCTCGCCGGGCACGCGAAGGTCGGGGACTACACCACCGAGGTCCTGCCGGTGCAGGGCGACGGCACCCTGAGCGACGCGACCGGGAAGAGCGTGGTCAAGGACGTCCTGGGCGGTGCGGTGCGCGCCCCCGACAAGGACGCCGCCGTCCGCGTCGGCGTGAAGAACGCCTACGGGGACACGGACGCCCTCGACGCGGCGCGGGTGGTGCTGGTGAACGGCGGATACTCCTTCGTCGACGCCGGCAAGGCGGAGACCACGTCCGCCTCGCAGATCGTCTACGGCGCGGCCGAGGACAAGGCGAAGGCGGTGGAGGTCGCCAAGACCCTCGGCCTGCCGGAGAGCGTCGTGACCCAGGGGGAGGCGGCCGCGAACGCGGACGTCTCGGTGGTGCTCGGCCAGGACTACGACTTCAGGACGTCCTGA